The Gossypium hirsutum isolate 1008001.06 chromosome A03, Gossypium_hirsutum_v2.1, whole genome shotgun sequence genome contains the following window.
tatttattttattattaattacaaTAACTATTTGTACTTATATGTGGGGTATGTTTGAATAATCTTTGTAAATTGAGTGTAATTAAAGTTGGGGATGAGCATTCCATCAAATTGAGTAAAAAATACTTTAGTTAGTTGAGTTGACGAATTAAACTTTACCATCCTAGCTCGATTTGAATTTTTCTTTCCAAATTAAATCAAGTTAAATGAAATTCAAGTTGAATCAAGTCGAATAATTTATCCTAGTTAAATTaacataaaagttaaaaaaaccaATTACAACTTTTGTTGACAATAAAACTAAATTTCTAGCTACAATATATAAAtttgagaatatatatatatatttcaaaccTCTTTCAAAGCAAATATTAGAAGAACAAAAGAATTTAGTACGGTAAACTTCAtgtgataattaattttaagatctcaaatttatcattttggaaaaaaataattttttataatttaacatttttatataatatttagagttttatataatttttaattttttatagatattttaaaattttgaagattaaatttattttgtttattgtttttaCTATAGGAGCAATTTGTTCATTTTCGAAATTGACAAGAGCCCAAATGATATTTATACCAActtattattcaaattataaaaattcaatttggcTCCacctaaaaaaattgaattacttTGATTCAAAAAATctaataacttgaattatataattcaaataagtcaaaagcaaaaaaaaaaaagttgaatcaaATTTTGCTCGCCTTTACATAAAACAACTCAATTATTTGCTCCAATACTAATAAGGAAGGTTGAAAATGTTGGAGAATCATGCTATACAATCCActatgataaattaaaattttcatattaattcattttctaaATATATAGTTGTTAATGATAATTTATATTATCAAATGTAACATAAAGGACGTTTGATTGATCGAATCTTGAATTAAATTTTGTAATAAGATTATAGGTAGAATATAagattattttatttggtttatttaattaaaatgtaaaatttaagtgTTCAATAAacctaaaaacaaattttattatattatcaacATCACTTCCTTTAACATTGTTTTAGTatctaaattttgataaaattataataatttaagaaaatcATTTTTGACCCTTTGATTATCATATGTATTTAGCTAAACAAGTGGCAGTTTCGTTACTTTAACATATTATCTTTTTattgtaaaatatgcatatttccAATTAATAAacactcttttatttaattaaaaaaaattaaaaataacggCCAAATAAAATACTATAAGGTAATACTCATGACTCTTAAAATAAGGGAAAATAGAAGAAATTATCTTAAAAAATGCTGTAGTTATCACACAAATAATTTATTGATTCAATATATTGAATATGATTGATAATTTTGAATTAAGAAATCTGAAAgattatacaaatatttttaaacactCAAAATTATAATTACTAATTTGAAACATTTGCAGTAGAgaaaatgaagatattaaacctGGCAATCTATTTAATCACAACTTTAAACTTTTAATCCATTGATATAAAAACTGCAGTaattatagttaaaatattattaaggcATTTGTCATGTAATTTCATTATTTGGTTTTGAGTGATTCTGAATTCCTATTTTACCTTTTCGGCCTTTGTGCTAAATTTGTACCACCAGCCTTAATGGTCTCTCCCtttatttatcatttcttttcttttttattggcATTCACATCAACTCCCTACCAATTCCATTCTTTTCAATTTTGTATGCTAGTGGTGGAACTGATTGACATCCCCAAATTACCTCCTCCTTTTAGCACCATTTCCTTTCTTCCTCTCACCATTTTGGTAAGCACGAGGCTTAACCACAACCAAGTTTTCATCTAATGGATCTCACCCTGTCTGAGACTAAGAAAAGGGGGAGATGGAACTTCAACATTTCTCCCATCACCATCCTTTGCTCTTCATTCAACACCAAAGTGTTACAGATGAAGCAGCTCAGTGCTTTGGGTGTGAGGAACTTATAGACGGTCCAAGCTATGGCTGCAATGACTGTAAGTATTATCTTCATAAGAGATGTGCGGAGTTAGAGTTAACCCCCCACCTTAATCATCCTTTCCACCCTCAACACCTTCTCACTCTTTTGCCTAAATCTCCTTATAAGGGTAGATGGCGCTGTGATTTTTGTCGGAGGCGGCCTTCTTCGGGATTCGTTTATCATTGTGATCCTTGTAAATTCGATCTGCACATCAACTGTGCTTTGCTTCAATCATCCATTGCTCCAAATTTTCCTACTTCTTTGCATCAACATCCACTGTTCTTCATTCAAGACCATAACGACGAAGTCAATCGCGATTGCTCCGGATGTATGAAACCATTATCTGGTCCAATTTACTATTGTTTAGATTGTTACCTTTCTGATAAACGCTGCTTTATCCTTCATAAGCAATGTGCAGAACTACCTCTTGAGATTAATCACCCCTACGACCGCCGTAAGCATCCCCTTACTCTCTTGCCGAAACCACCTACTCATCTTCACAACTGTAGCTGTTATTTGTGCAAAATTCAGTGGGAAGGGTTTGTTTATTCTTGCTCTTTTTGCAAGATTGAGCTTACTCTTGATGATTTTTTCTCACCACAAACAATCACGAATGCAAGTCATGAACACCCATGGATGCTTCTATCAAGACAAATGTCAtttatttgtgatttttgtgGCACCACTGGAGATCGCACCCCTTATCTCTGTGCTATATGCGACCTTCTTGTCCATAAAAATTGCATTTCATTGCCACAGAATATCATGATAACGCGACATCATCATGTTATTTCTCACTCATATTCTCTTACGCAACTAGATGAGTTGTGCAGAATTTGTTACGAGGAAGTCGATACGAGGTATGGCAGTTACCATTGCTCTGCTTCTGATTGCAATTATATTGCTCATGTGCATTGTGCAACAGATAAAGCAGTTTGGGATGGAAAAAGCATCCCTGAAGACTATGATGAGAGGTCCATGGTAGCTCTTGATGAATCTATAAATTGGATTACCGATGTTGTTGAACAAATGAGTTTTGGAGAGAATACGGTAGCAGTTGAGATCAAACATGCTTATCATGATCATAATTTAAGACTCACTTTTAGTGGGGAGATGAACGACGATGGCCAATGTGATGGGTGTATGAGGCCTATCTCAACTCCGTTTTATAGTTGTGAGCAATGTAAGTTTTTTCTCCATAAAGAATGCGCTGAATTGTCGAGAAAAAAACGACACCCATTTCACAAGCACGCACTTatgctaaaaaaatcaaaaacaagtGTTTATCCATCATGTAGTTCTTGCAGACGTTTATATCATGGATTTAGCTACAAATGCGATGATAAAGGTTGCGCATTTGAATGTGACATTCGGTGTATTTTATTATCGGACACTTTGGAGCATCCAAGTCACGAGCATTTATTGTTCCTTATCCATAACTTTTCAGCGAAATGCAGTGCTTGTCGTAGAAATGGAAACCCATGGGACATGGCATATAGATGCACGAAGCGTTGTGATTTCACATTAGATCTACAATGTGCCACACTACCACTCACAACTTGGTACAAGCATGATAGACATCCTCTTACTCTAACTTGTACAGATGATTCTGATCCTTCTCAACATTATTGTGATCTGTGTGAGCATGAAAGGGACCCAAATGATTGGTTTTACTACTGTGCTGGATGTGATAACACTCTCCATTCCAAATGTGCTCTTGGGGATCTCCCATTTCTGAAGATTGGAAGCAACCTTCAGATTGGAAGCAACCTTCAGATTGGAAGCAACCTTTACAAGTATTTTTTTCATAATCACCCACATCCATTCACTATTGTGAAAAACATATGGGATTGCCCTCCATGTAAAGTTTGCGGCGAGGTTTGCAATGAACAAGCCCTACAATGTAAAAAATCTGAATGCAACTTTAGCGTCCACTGGAATTGCCGTTATCGGTTGCGTTTGTGAAACAGACAAGTTACAACTTCACAGATTTGTATGTATTTGCATGACTGCACCAATTTGTCATCAATGCTCATGGCTTTTGCTTTTCATTCTGTTGTTAATGTTTGAGCGCTTCAAGTTTGTTTAGATGAAACAGAATCGGTAATTAGTTATCATTTGTTATTCTACTGGGTTGTTATCATCTGTACTATGAAGCAAGGTttgatttgatttatatataaatc
Protein-coding sequences here:
- the LOC107885997 gene encoding uncharacterized protein isoform X1; protein product: MELQHFSHHHPLLFIQHQSVTDEAAQCFGCEELIDGPSYGCNDCKYYLHKRCAELELTPHLNHPFHPQHLLTLLPKSPYKGRWRCDFCRRRPSSGFVYHCDPCKFDLHINCALLQSSIAPNFPTSLHQHPLFFIQDHNDEVNRDCSGCMKPLSGPIYYCLDCYLSDKRCFILHKQCAELPLEINHPYDRRKHPLTLLPKPPTHLHNCSCYLCKIQWEGFVYSCSFCKIELTLDDFFSPQTITNASHEHPWMLLSRQMSFICDFCGTTGDRTPYLCAICDLLVHKNCISLPQNIMITRHHHVISHSYSLTQLDELCRICYEEVDTRYGSYHCSASDCNYIAHVHCATDKAVWDGKSIPEDYDERSMVALDESINWITDVVEQMSFGENTVAVEIKHAYHDHNLRLTFSGEMNDDGQCDGCMRPISTPFYSCEQSKCSACRRNGNPWDMAYRCTKRCDFTLDLQCATLPLTTWYKHDRHPLTLTCTDDSDPSQHYCDLCEHERDPNDWFYYCAGCDNTLHSKCALGDLPFLKIGSNLQIGSNLQIGSNLYKYFFHNHPHPFTIVKNIWDCPPCKVCGEVCNEQALQCKKSECNFSVHWNCRYRLRL
- the LOC107885997 gene encoding uncharacterized protein isoform X3, giving the protein MELQHFSHHHPLLFIQHQSVTDEAAQCFGCEELIDGPSYGCNDCKYYLHKRCAELELTPHLNHPFHPQHLLTLLPKSPYKGRWRCDFCRRRPSSGFVYHCDPCKFDLHINCALLQSSIAPNFPTSLHQHPLFFIQDHNDEVNRDCSGCMKPLSGPIYYCLDCYLSDKRCFILHKQCAELPLEINHPYDRRKHPLTLLPKPPTHLHNCSCYLCKIQWEGFVYSCSFCKIELTLDDFFSPQTITNASHEHPWMLLSRQMSFICDFCGTTGDRTPYLCAICDLLVHKNCISLPQNIMITRHHHVISHSYSLTQLDELCRICYEEVDTRYGSYHCSASDCNYIAHVHCATDKAVWDGKSIPEDYDERSMVALDESINWITDVVEQMSFGENTVAVEIKHAYHDHNLRLTFSGEMNDDGQCDGCMRPISTPFYSCEQYVYIMDLATNAMIKVAHLNVTFGVFYYRTLWSIQVTSIYCSLSITFQRNAVLVVEMETHGTWHIDARSVVISH
- the LOC107885997 gene encoding uncharacterized protein isoform X2, translating into MKPLSGPIYYCLDCYLSDKRCFILHKQCAELPLEINHPYDRRKHPLTLLPKPPTHLHNCSCYLCKIQWEGFVYSCSFCKIELTLDDFFSPQTITNASHEHPWMLLSRQMSFICDFCGTTGDRTPYLCAICDLLVHKNCISLPQNIMITRHHHVISHSYSLTQLDELCRICYEEVDTRYGSYHCSASDCNYIAHVHCATDKAVWDGKSIPEDYDERSMVALDESINWITDVVEQMSFGENTVAVEIKHAYHDHNLRLTFSGEMNDDGQCDGCMRPISTPFYSCEQCKFFLHKECAELSRKKRHPFHKHALMLKKSKTSVYPSCSSCRRLYHGFSYKCDDKGCAFECDIRCILLSDTLEHPSHEHLLFLIHNFSAKCSACRRNGNPWDMAYRCTKRCDFTLDLQCATLPLTTWYKHDRHPLTLTCTDDSDPSQHYCDLCEHERDPNDWFYYCAGCDNTLHSKCALGDLPFLKIGSNLQIGSNLQIGSNLYKYFFHNHPHPFTIVKNIWDCPPCKVCGEVCNEQALQCKKSECNFSVHWNCRYRLRL